The sequence AGTGCCGCTTAGAACGGGATATCGTCATCCATTGCGCCTAGTGAAGCAGCATTTGATGAGGCTGGAGCCGACTGCTCAGCCGGCTTTGAGCGTGCATAGCTTTCGCCACCATCACCACTTCCGCCTACAGGCTTGCCACCAAGCATTTGCATTGTTTCTGCAACGATCTCAGTGGAATACTTTTCTTGGCCACTAGCATCAGTCCACTTGCGGGTACGCAAACGACCTTCAACATAAACCTGCGAACCTTTTTTGAGGTATTGACCAGCGATTTCTGCAAGTTTGCCAAAGAATGCAACACGATGCCATTCTGTGGTTTCTTTCATTTCGCCAGTTTGTTTGTCTTTGTAGCGATCAGATGTTGCTACTGAAATATTGGTAACGGCGTCGCCGCTTGGCATATAACGCGTTTCTGGATCGCGTCCTACGTTACCTACGATGATGACCTTATTTACCGAAGCCATGTTGTCTCCCGAAGAAAAATGCTGCTGTTATTACTACTAAAAAATGATGCAAACTTAAATGAAACCAATGAAGCTACGGTTACGTCTCTGTGGCTACGTCCTTTGATTCTGCTGCTCTTGTTGGCATTTCGCCCATCGACCAAGCGATTATAAGCCAGCAAACTAAGAGCGCTGCGCCCATTGCAAAGACCGATAAATCGCCATGGCTATCCATTAAATAACCCCCAATAGCAGCACCCATAAACAAGCCAATCGATTGGGTGGTGTTGTAAACGCCCAGTGCAGTGCCCTTGGATTCTTTTGCAAAACGTGACACCAAAGAGGGTTGCAAAGCTTCAAGTAAATTAAAGCCTACAAAATAAATGAGTAGAGCCGCTGCAATAGCCATCACTGAATTAGCCTGCATGAATACTATTTCAGCAGTGAATAACAAAATAATCGCAACCAACAATACTGTTCTTAATTTCTGCTTCTTTTCGCCGAAAATAATTGCGGGTGCCATGAATACAAAAGAAAGCAAAACGACTGGCAGATAAATTTCCCAGTGTGAAGAAAGTGGCAAGCCGGCTTGCACCAATAAACGTGGTACCACTAAGAACATGGCTACTTGAGTAGCGTGCAGTACGAAGACACCCAAGTTCAAACGCATTAACTCTGGACGAAAGAAAACTTCTTTCAATGAGGCTTGTTGAACTTTTGCTTCCGGCTTACTCGATGGTAAAACGTAGTAGCTTACAAACATGGCGATCACACCCAGTACTGCCAGAACAATAAAAATTCCACTGAGGCTAATTGCCCGATAAATTGGTGCTGCGATCACCAGGGATAAGGCAAAAGACAAGGCGATACTGCCGCCTACCAGAGCCATGGCTCGAGTTCGTACCTGCTCTCTGGTTAAATCAGCTACCCAGGCCGAAATAGCGGCCGATACTGCACCAGCACCCATCACCCCACGCCCAATAGCTATCCAGAGGAGGTCATCTTTGGCTGCGCAAATCAATGCTCCCGCTACAAATAAGGAAAGGCCCCATAAAACAACCGGTTTGCGCCCAATTCGATCCGATAAACGCCCTAAGGGGATATAGAAACAGGCCTGAACAATATTAAAGATCCCCAGGGTCAAACCGACCCAGAGGGCATGCTCCCCACCCGGTAAGCCCCGAGCATGGATGCTAAATACGGGTAATAGCAGAAATAGGCCCAGCATACGGAGGCCAAAGATGCCTGCTAAGGCCAGAGTGGAGCGGAGTTCAGAAGGATTCATGGGAAAGAGCTATATTAACAAGTTAAGCAAAAAAATCATGAATAACGAAATTAAGATCCGCGGTGCCCGCACCCACAACCTCAAAAACATCAATCTAGACATCCCTAGAGAGAAACTTGTCGTTCTCACTGGTTTATCTGGTTCTGGCAAAAGCTCCTTGGCTTTCGACACACTTTATGCTGAAGGTCAACGTCGTTATGTGGAATCGCTTTCTGCATACGCTCGTCAATTCTTGCAGTTAATGGAAAAGCCGGACGTTGATACGATTGAAGGGCTTTCACCAGCGATCTCCATTGAACAAAAAGCGACCAGTCACAACCCGCGCTCAACTGTGGGTACCGTTACTGAAATCCACGATTACTTGCGTTTGCTCTTTGCACGTGCAGGCACTCCACATTGTCCCGACCATGATCTGCCACTCGAGGCGCAAAGCGTTTCACAAATGGTCGATACCGTACTGTCGATGCCTGAAGATACAAAGTTGATGATTCTGGCTCCAGTAGTCAGTGAGCGTAAAGGTGAGTTTGTTGACCTCTTCCAAGATCTACAGGCACAAGGCTTTGTGCGCTTTCGGGTGCGCTCTGGTGGCGGCACAGCTAATGCTGCCAAAGCAGAAATCTTTGAAGTTGATCAACTTCCAACCCTGAAGAAAAACGATAAACACTCCATTGAAGTCGTAGTCGATCGCATTAAAGTGCGTCCCGATATTCAGCAACGTCTTGCGGAATCTTTTGAAACAGCACTTCGTCTCGCTGACGGTAAAGCCATGATCGTTGATATGGATACCGGCAAAGAAATGATTTTCTCGAGCAAGTTTGCTTGTCCGGTTTGCTCCTACTCACTTCAAGAGTTAGAGCCACGCCTCTTCTCATTTAATAATCCGATGGGTGCTTGCCCCTCATGCGATGGCTTAGGTCATCAGTCTTTCTTTGACCCCAAGCGCATCGTGGCGCATCCAGACCTCTCCCTTGCTTCAGGAGCAATTAAAGGCTGGGACCGACGTAATCAGTTCTACTTCAAGCTATTGCAGACCCTGGCAAAGCATGGTGGCTTCGATGTTGAGAAGCCATTTGAAACTCTCTCCAAGAAACAACAAGATCTCATCCTATTGGGATCAGGCGATGTCACGATTCCGTTTGAATACATCAATGAGCGTGGCAAAAATAGTATTCGTGAACATGCTTTTGAAGGCATCGTTGCGAACTTTGAGCGCCGCTATCGCGAAACTGACTCTGTCACAGTGCGTGAAGAATTAGCCCGTTACCAAAATATTCAAATTTGCCCTGAGTGCAATGGTAGTCGTTTGCGCAAAGAGGCACGCTTTGTCAAAGTAGGCGAAAAGAAACAATCCCGCGCCATTTATGAGATCAGCGCCTTACCGCTGAAAGATGCAAAAGAATATTTTGAGGCGCTTGAACTCAAAGGTGCCAAACGTGAAATCGCCGACAAGATTGTGAATGAGATCAGCGCACGCTTGCGTTTCTTAAATGATGTTGGCCTAGACTACCTTTCTCTGGAGCGTAGTGCTGACACCCTCTCCGGTGGTGAAGCCCAGCGTATTCGCTTAGCCAGCCAGATTGGCTCCGGCTTGACTGGCGTAATGTATGTATTGGATGAACCATCGATTGGTCTACATCAACGTGATAACGATCGCCTCATCGGCACCTTGAAACATCTGCGTGATTTAGGAAATAGTGTTTTAGTGGTTGAGCACGATGAGGACATGATTCGTGCTTCTGACTGGGTAATCGATATTGGCCCTGGCGCCGGCGTTCATGGTGGCGAGATTGTTGCTCAGGGGACCCCTGAGGAAGTCGAGGCCAATCCGAACTCTCTGACTGGCGCTTATCTCTCAGGTCGCGAAGCCATTGCCGTTCCAGAAAAACGTATTCCGGTAAATGATCGCTTTCTTGAAATCATTGGAGCTCGTGGTAACAACTTGCAATCAGTGCATGCCCAGATTCCCGTAGGACTGCTGACTTGTGTCACAGGCGTTTCAGGCTCAGGAAAATCCACTCTAATTAACGACACCTTGCACCATGCTGTAGCCCAACATCTCTATGGCTCTAATGCAGAACCTGCAGCACACGATGCAATGAAAGGTTTAGAGCATTTTGACAAAGTGATTAGTGTTGACCAATCACCGATTGGCAGAACACCACGTTCTAATCCGGCAACGTATACCGGCTTGTTTACCCCAATTCGTGAACTATTTGCGGGTGTCCCAGCGGCACGTGAGCGTGGCTATGAAGCTGGGCGCTTCTCCTTTAACGTCAAAGGTGGTCGTTGCGATGCCTGTGAAGGTGATGGCGTTCTGAAGGTGGAAATGCACTTCTTGCCTGACGTATACGTTCCTTGTGACGTTTGTCATGGCAAGCGTTACAACCGGGAAACTTTAGATATTCGGTACAAAGGTAAAAATATTCATGAAGTGCTCTCAATGACTATTGAGCAAGCCCATGAATTTTTTGAAGCAGTACCGGTTGTAAAGCGCAAGCTCAAAACACTGCTTGATGTTGGCCTCGGTTATGTAAAGCTTGGACAAAGCGCCACTACCTTATCTGGCGGTGAAGCGCAGCGCGTGAAGTTATCTCTTGAACTTTCTAAAAGAGATACTGGCAGAACGCTTTACATCTTGGATGAGCCAACAACAGGCTTGCATTTCCATGACATTCAACTTTTGCTCACAGTAATCCAAACTCTGAAGAAACAAGGCAATACCATCGTCATCATTGAGCACAACCTGGATGTGATTAAGACTGCGGATTGGATTATTGATTTAGGACCCAAGGGTGGCGCAGGCGGCGGTCAAATTATTGCCACAGGCACTCCGGAAGAGGTTGCCAAAAATCCAGCGAGCTTTACTGGCCACTACTTGGCGCCATTACTTAAGCCTAAAGCTGCTAAGCCTGTTGTGGTTAAGAAAAAAGTGAGCGAGAAGGCAAAAGCAACCCATTAATCTCAGAGCAATTTAGCTTCAGCCAAGTCAATTGCCTCCGAATTTCCTGAGATTACTAAAATGTCATTTGCGCGCAGCTCAAGTTCTGGACTCAGAGGCAATTTCACATAGTCTGAGTTTGTCTCTTTGCGACGCACAGCTTGAACGCTGATACCTTCATTTTCGAGATCAAGTTGATCTAAAGTTTTCCCAACTGCCTGTGAATGCGGAAGCAAAGTAACTGAATGCAAACGCCAAGACTCATTCGACCCAAAGTCATCATCTGCTGAACCCCGGAAATAGCCCCTTAATAAGCTATAGCGCTCCTCACGGGCCGTCGTAATTCTGCGAACTACCTTGCGCATTGGTACGCCCATGATAAGTAGGACATGGGATGCCATCATGAGGCTGCCTTCAATCAATTCTGGAACAACTTCTGTAGCACCTGCAGCTTGCAGCTTGGCGATGTCAGAGTCGTCTCTAGTACGAACAAGTACCGTCATCCCGGGACGCAAATGCTCAACCTGGCGCAGCACGCGCATACTTGCTGCACTATCGGCATAGGTAATCACTACGGCCTTAGCCCGTGATAGTCCAGCAGCCATTAAATAGTTCTCACGACTCGCATCCCCATAGACCACGTTATCGCCAGCAGCAGCCGCCTCTTTTACGCGATTTGGATCTAGGTCTAAAGCGATATAAGGAATTTTTTCTTGATCAAGCATCCTTGCCAAACTTTGACCAGAACGTCCAAAGCCGCAAATAACGACGTGATTTTCATTCCGCACACTCTTGGCAGCTACACGCGTTAATGCGAGTGACTGTAATAACCACTCATTACTGGAAAAGCGCATCGCAATGCGGTCGCTGTTTTCAACCAAGAATGGTGCGCAAAACATGGAGAGCAGCATTGCAGCAAGAACCGCCTGACTCAATGTGGGATCAATCAAATCCAAACCATCAATTTGAGTCAGCAAAACAAATCCAAACTCACCAGCTTGTGCTAAACATAGCCCAGTTCTAATGGAGATGCCAGGACTTGATCCAAACACTCTGGATAACAAAGTGATTAAGCCGAATTTAAATAAGAGTGGGCCCACCAAGAGCGCCAATACCAATAGCCACTGCTCCTGGATCACCCTGAAATCCAGGAGCATCCCGATAGTAATAAAAAATAATCCCAATAAAACATCGCGAAATGGTTTAACGTCCTCTTCCACTTGATGTCGGTATGGCGTCTCTGAAATCAACATGCCGGCGAGAAATGCGCCTAAGGCTAGAGATAGGCCAAAGTGCTCTGTAAGGCCGGCCATACCCAAAACAATCAGCAAGAGATTGAGCATGAATAACTCTTGCGAACGTAACTTGGCAACCAATCTGAACCAGCGACTCATGAGTGTCTGACCAATAAAGAAAATCAAGGTCAATGCAACCGTGATCTTGATAGAGGCTGTTGTCAGAGCAAAAAATAGATCCTTAGGATTTTTTCCTAAGGAAGGCAGCAAGATCAATAAGAACACGACTGCCAAATCTTGGAATAGTAAGATACCTACAACATTTCGCCCATGCTCTGCCTCAAGCTCGGAGCGATCCGAAATCAGCTTCGTCACAATCGCGGTGGAAGACATCGCTAAAGCACCGCCAAGGGCAATCGCAGCCTGCCAAGAAATGGGGTAAATCCAGTTCATCAAAAGGCTGGCTGGAACGGCCAAGAGCATTGTCAAAATGACCTGGCTGCCACCCAGACCAAATACGATCTTGCGCATTGCCCGTAACTTATGGAGGTTAAATTCCAGGCCAATGGAAAACATTAGGAAAACTACGCCAAACTCCGCCAAATACTTGACGGTAGCTGAATCATTGGCGATACCCAGAGCATTGGGGCCAATCAGAACCCCAATGGCCAAATACCCCAAAATGGGGGGTAAGCCAAAATAGCGGAAAATAAGCACTCCGGCCACACCAGAGGCCAAGAGAATGAGAGTTAACTGAAGGACTGACGGCATATACTTACTCGATGATAGCTAAGACTCGTGAACGTACCCTAAAGCTTGCGCGCGACACCCTCACAATCGAGGCTGCTGCACTGCAAACCATGCGCGATCGCCTTGAAGGGGCCAATGCTGATGCCCTAGTGCTCGCTGTTGATCTATTACATGGCTGCAAAGGCAGAATCGTCGTTTCCGGCATCGGCAAATCGGGCCACATTGCGCGCAAAATTGCCGCCACCTTTGCCTCAACTGGTTCACCCGCTTTTTTTGTTCACCCAGCGGAAGCCAGCCATGGTGATTTAGGCATGGTGACTAGGGACGACGTTTTTGTTGCCCTATCCAATTCCGGTGAAACCGAAGAATTGCTAACTATCGTTCCCATCGTGAAACGCACTGGTGCAAAACTGATTGCACTGACTGGTGCGCCGAACTCCTCACTCGCTAAATTGGCAGATGCGCATTTAGATACTAGCGTTGAAAAAGAAGCGTGCCCACTCAATCTTGCGCCAACCACTAGCACTACTGCTGCGCTCGCCATGGGCGATGCTTTAGCTGTTGCACTTTTAGATGCCAGAGGTTTTGAAGCAGAGGATTTTATTCGCTCACATCCAGGTGGCAGACTAGGTCGCAAGCAACTCAGTCACGTCAGTGAAGTGATGCGCAGCTTTGATGACACACCAAAGATTTCCATTGATGCATCCTTACAGGAAGCTCTTCTAGAAATGACCTCTAAACGCATGGGTATGGTGGTCACCTTAGATAGCAACAAAAAAGTATTTGGTATTTTGACCGATGGTGATTTACGTCGTTTATTGGAAAAAAATACCAACCTAGATGGCATCACACTAAAAAGCGCAACGACGCCAGCACCACGGACGATTCCGCCAGAACTGCTTGCCGAAGAAGCCATTGAGATGATGGAAAAACACCGCATTAATCATCTTGTGGTTACCGACATCAATGGTCAACTACTAGGCGCACTCAATTTGCATGATTTATTTGCTGCAAAAGTGATTTAGTCATTCATCCTATTAAACTTTATGCCCAGCGCGTTTAACACCCACAATACCAATCCTCTTGCACAGTATCCCCAAGCATGGGAGCGCGCGGGCGCTGTCAAGCTTCTAGTCTTAGATGTTGATGGTGTTTTAACCAATGGGCAAGTATGGATTGGTGCAGATGGTAAAGAATCGCTAAAAGCGTTTGATATTCAAGATGGTCTAGGTATTAAATTATTAGAGCAGTGTGGCATTCCCACCGCGATCATCACTGGTCGCAACTCAAAAATGGTTTTAGCCCGCTGCGAAGAACTGGGAATTAAACAGGTTCACATGGGCGTTGCAAATAAAGCAGTCGCTCTAGATCAGATACTCAAAGGCTTGCAATTAAGCGCTGCTGATTGTGCGGTAATGGGTGATGACTGGCCAGATTTAGCGATGATGAAAAATGCGGGTTTCAGAATTTGCCCTGCCCAAGCCCATGATGCCGTTAAAGAGATGGCGCATTTTGTCACCTCGCGAACTGGTGGCAATAGCGCTGTGCGAGAAGTGTGCGATCTGATTTTGAAAGCGCAAAACCGCTATGAGGAATTGCTCAGCAAGGCCAGTAGTTAAGCAATGCAATTAAGCTCTCAACATATTAAGCAAAGCATTGGTCGCACACTGTTGCGCCTCATGCCATTGCTGTTAATGGGTGTACTAACACTGCTGACTTTTTGGCTAGTCCAAAAAAATACACCACATGAAAAATCTCCACTTGAGCGCGTCAGACTTCATGAGCCGGATTACACCATCAACAATGGTACGCTTTCAGCCCTCAATGAACTTGGCAATACCAAGTATCGAATCTTGGGTAATAAAGTCACGCACTATGATGATGATGCTTCGATTGATATTGCGACGCCCCGCATGCGCTTGTTCCAGCCCGATAAGGCCCCGGTAACGGTCAAATCTGATACCGGCCACCTTGATGGTGATCTCACCATTCTCGACTTAATTGACAATGCCAGTATCTTCCGGCCCGCGCAGGCTGCCACCGCTACCGAACCGGCTACCCTTCGCATGCTGGCAACTTCCAGTTATTTCAAGGTACTGATTAATGATGACATCATTGAATCAGATAGACCCATTACGCTTGAACAAGGCATGTCAATCATGCACTCCACCGAAGGTGGCATTTTTCATAATGTTGAACAAAGCATGACGCTCTTGGGTCAAGTAAAAGGACGTATTGAGCGCGCACCGCGAGGAAGTCCACAACAATGAAGGTACATTCTCGCTCCACCAGTGCATTTTTCATTGCCTTGCTTTTCGGGCTGAGTATCAGTGGATATACCTGTGCGGAAAAAGCGGATCGAGATAAACCTTTGATTCTCGAAGCTGAAAAAGTATCGGTAAACGATGTTCAACAGGTCTATGACCTAAATGGTCAAATCTTGCTCATTAAAGGAACCATCGTTGTCACCGGAGAAGATGGTCACATACAGGTTGACCCAGAAGGATATGAATTTGTTGATGTGAAGGGCTCGCAAAACACCATTGCTAGCTTTCGCCAGCGACGTGAAGGACCTGAGGATGAATTCATGCAGGGCACAGCCAATCAAGTTGCTTATAACGCCAAAACTGAGATCCTGACACTTACTGGTGATGCTAATTTAAAGCGCCTCCTCAATGTGCAAATGCTCGACCAGTTACGTGGCTGGAAAATTGAGTATGACGATGTAAAGCAGTACTATCGGGTTACCCCTCCTCAGGACGCAAAGCCGGATGATCTGCCTTTGGCAAGAGCAATCCTTTCACCAAGACGAAAAGCCACACTAGAGAAATGACAACGGATTTAGCTCAGACCAATCACACTGCAACCCTTAGCGCGCATCACTTACAAAAGCGCTACGGCTCTAGAACCGTTGTACGAGATGTCTCTATCGAGGTGAAATGCGGAGAAGTAGTAGGACTTCTTGGGCCTAATGGTGCTGGCAAAACAACTTCGTTCTACATGATCGTTGGCTTAGTCCCTTTGGACGGCGGCAATATTGTTCTGGATGGCGCAGATATTACCCACCTACCAATCCACGAGCGCGCTCGTATGGGTCTGTCTTATCTTCCACAGGAAGCTTCAGTATTTAGAAAGCTGAATGTTGCGGAGAATATTCAGGCTGTTCTAGAGCTTCAAGTTCAAGGCGGCAAACCTCTGACCAAAGCTGAAATTGCCAATCGTCTCGATGAGCTTCTGGGTGAACTTCAAATCAGTCATCTGCGCAACAATCCCGCCCTATCACTATCGGGCGGTGAGCGTCGTCGCGTTGAAATCGCAAGAGCACTGGCATCTCAACCCAAATTTATCTTGTTGGATGAACCATTTGCCGGTGTTGACCCTATTGCTGTTGGGGAAATTCAGCGGATTGTGCGCTTCCTACGCGATCGCCAAATTGGCGTTCTGATTACTGACCATAACGTACGGGAAACCTTGGGTATTTGTGACCACGCTTACATTATTAGCGAGGGTAGCGTTCTTGCTGAAGGTAAGCCCGATCAAATCATCCAAAATGATGCTGTCCGTAGGGTTTATTTGGGCGAAAACTTCCGGATGTAATCTGGACGGTCTTTCTGGCCGTTTTATTGAATAAAAATCGTTTTCCCTCTTGGATTTCGGCAAATTCGCTGATACGCTGGAGGTTCATGATGTTCCTTTCCCAAAATACTGCTCAAATCATTTCAGGGGCTTGCTGCGCACCCCATGCATGAGCATGCGCACGCGTATATCCGAGGAGATGCTAATGAATTTAAAGATTAATAGCCGCCATGTAGAAGTAACACCAGCCATGCGCACACATCTTGAAGCTGGGATGGCCAAAATTCGCAAGCACTTTGACCATGTAATTGATGCCTCCGCCTTTCTGGTTGTGGATAACGCCAAAGAGAAGGATCTACGTCAGAGCGCCGAGATCACCATTCACCTCAAAGGCAAGGAATTGTTTGCTGAAGCTCACAATGCCGACCTTTACCACGCGATGGATGCCGTGGTCGATAAGTTGGAACGGCAAGTGGTTAAGCACAAGGAAAAGATCCAGGACCACCATCACGAAAAGCGATTTGAGTAAGTCTTGTCGTCAGGACACCTATAATCAATTGCAATGAATGCCCTGACCAATCTTTTTACCCCTGACTGCATTGCATTAGAGAATCCTGCCAAAAGCAGATCTGATGCATTTGCAGCAGCTGGGAACCTCTTTGCCAAACAAGTAGGTATCGATGCAAATGCTGTCGTTGAATTCCTCAATGCTCGTGAAGATTTAGGCTCTACCGCTCTCGGAGCTGGCGTAGCCATTCCTCATGGGCGTGTCAAAGGTTTAAAGCAGCCAAGCGCTGCTTTCATGAGACTAAAAGACCCCATTGATTTTGCCGCTCCAGATGGTCAGCCCGTCTCCATTTTGATCTTTTTGTTAGTTCCAGAAAAAGCGACTCAACAACATTTAGAAATTTTGTCTTCAATTGCTCAGTTATTGTCAGATGCCGACACGCGTGAATTTCTATCCACTGCTACGGATCCTGCAAAGGTATGTGAAAAACTACAGCACTGGGGTGCAGCAAAATGACACAGCCCTTACTCCTAGAGGGAGTAACTGCTCAGCAGATTTTTGATGACAACGTAGCCGATCTCAAATTTTCTTGGATTGGTGGATTAGAAGGGGCTGACCGCACCTTTCCAACAGAAGCAGTAAAAGCAGCTGCAGCCAGTTCAGATTTGGTTGGCCACTTAAACCTCATTCACCCGAGTCGCATACAAATTTTTGGTGAGCAAGAGGTGGATTACCACGCGGCACTAGAACCAAAACAAAGACAAGAACAAATTGCCAATTTGATTTCAAAAACGCCACCCTGCGTCATTGTGGCGGATGGTAAAACTGCAGATCCAGACCTTCAGCTTTTTTGCCAGCGCTCTTCTACTCCCTTATTTACAACGTCGATCTCCGCAGCAGAAGTGATTGATCATCTGCGTATCTACCTGACCAAAATTGGCGCACCCCAAATCACAATGCATGGGGTATTTATGGATATCTTAGGTTTGGGAGTCTTGCTTACCGGGGACTCTGGCTTGGGTAAGAGCGAGCTGGGTCTTGAATTGATTTCTCGCGGCCATGGTTTAGTAGCAGATGATGCGGTAGATTTTGCCCGTCTTGGTCCAGACTATATTGAAGGCCGCTGCCCTGTAATTTTGCGCAATCTGCTCGAAGTACGTGGCCTAGGGCTATTAGATATTCGCACTATCTTTGGTGAAACTGCAGTGCGTCGCAAACTGAAGCTCCGTTTAATTGTTCAACTGGTTCGCAGGACGGATGGAGAGTTTGAAAGACTGCCTCTTGAAGCTCAACATATTGATGTCTTAGGTGTACCCATTCGCACCGTGAAAATTCAAGTGGCGGCTGGTCGCAACTTAGCTGTTCTAGTTGAAGCAGCTGTTCGTAATACGATTTTGCAATTGCGCGGTATTGATACCCTAAAAGAATTTATAGAGCGTCAACGTCAGCAAATGAATGCAGAGGCTGACTCTGTCAAATCCCAAGGTCGACTCCTCTAAGCCATGCAAATTAATCTGATTACCGGAATCTCTGGCTCGGGTAAATCAGTTGCCTTGAGAGCATTTGAGGATGCAGGATATGACTGTGTAGACAATCTACCCGTATCTCTACTAGAAAGCCTCATCAGCACCCTAGAAAAAGAAAATAGTGAACGCATTGCAGTCGCCATTGATGCCCGTCGTGGCCAGTCGATTGCTGATCTTCCATCAATTCTTGAAAATTTAAGGCGCAATCATCAAGTTCGTGTAGTTTTCTTAAACGCCAATACCGATGCTTTAGTTCAGCGCTTTTCTGAAACGCGCAGGCGTCACCCTTTATCAGGCAATACCACTCAATCTGAGTCCGTTACCTTAATTGAAGCAATCGATAAAGAACGTAATTTGCTGGAGCCCCTGCGCCCACAAGCGCATACGATTGATACAAGCAATCTCCCTGCACACGCATTACGCTCCTGGATTGGTGATCTTCTTAAAGATAAACCTCTTGGCCTTTCAATCATCTTTGAATCTTTCGGATTCAAAAAGGGGGTTCCTAGTGATGCTGACTTAGTATTTGATGCGCGCTGTCTCCCCAACCCCCATTACGATAAAGACCTCA comes from Polynucleobacter sp. MWH-Svant-W18 and encodes:
- a CDS encoding PTS sugar transporter subunit IIA produces the protein MNALTNLFTPDCIALENPAKSRSDAFAAAGNLFAKQVGIDANAVVEFLNAREDLGSTALGAGVAIPHGRVKGLKQPSAAFMRLKDPIDFAAPDGQPVSILIFLLVPEKATQQHLEILSSIAQLLSDADTREFLSTATDPAKVCEKLQHWGAAK
- the lptA gene encoding lipopolysaccharide transport periplasmic protein LptA, with translation MKVHSRSTSAFFIALLFGLSISGYTCAEKADRDKPLILEAEKVSVNDVQQVYDLNGQILLIKGTIVVTGEDGHIQVDPEGYEFVDVKGSQNTIASFRQRREGPEDEFMQGTANQVAYNAKTEILTLTGDANLKRLLNVQMLDQLRGWKIEYDDVKQYYRVTPPQDAKPDDLPLARAILSPRRKATLEK
- the hprK gene encoding HPr(Ser) kinase/phosphatase codes for the protein MTQPLLLEGVTAQQIFDDNVADLKFSWIGGLEGADRTFPTEAVKAAAASSDLVGHLNLIHPSRIQIFGEQEVDYHAALEPKQRQEQIANLISKTPPCVIVADGKTADPDLQLFCQRSSTPLFTTSISAAEVIDHLRIYLTKIGAPQITMHGVFMDILGLGVLLTGDSGLGKSELGLELISRGHGLVADDAVDFARLGPDYIEGRCPVILRNLLEVRGLGLLDIRTIFGETAVRRKLKLRLIVQLVRRTDGEFERLPLEAQHIDVLGVPIRTVKIQVAAGRNLAVLVEAAVRNTILQLRGIDTLKEFIERQRQQMNAEADSVKSQGRLL
- the lptB gene encoding LPS export ABC transporter ATP-binding protein, with protein sequence MTTDLAQTNHTATLSAHHLQKRYGSRTVVRDVSIEVKCGEVVGLLGPNGAGKTTSFYMIVGLVPLDGGNIVLDGADITHLPIHERARMGLSYLPQEASVFRKLNVAENIQAVLELQVQGGKPLTKAEIANRLDELLGELQISHLRNNPALSLSGGERRRVEIARALASQPKFILLDEPFAGVDPIAVGEIQRIVRFLRDRQIGVLITDHNVRETLGICDHAYIISEGSVLAEGKPDQIIQNDAVRRVYLGENFRM
- the rapZ gene encoding RNase adapter RapZ, which encodes MQINLITGISGSGKSVALRAFEDAGYDCVDNLPVSLLESLISTLEKENSERIAVAIDARRGQSIADLPSILENLRRNHQVRVVFLNANTDALVQRFSETRRRHPLSGNTTQSESVTLIEAIDKERNLLEPLRPQAHTIDTSNLPAHALRSWIGDLLKDKPLGLSIIFESFGFKKGVPSDADLVFDARCLPNPHYDKDLRPLTGNDKPVKEFLEKIPAVISMENDIIQFIDKWLPHYIADGRSYLTVAIGCTGGQHRSVYLVNRISEHFRAQKDLADLQLNFLDRHRELDSIPVAKS
- the lptC gene encoding LPS export ABC transporter periplasmic protein LptC, producing the protein MQLSSQHIKQSIGRTLLRLMPLLLMGVLTLLTFWLVQKNTPHEKSPLERVRLHEPDYTINNGTLSALNELGNTKYRILGNKVTHYDDDASIDIATPRMRLFQPDKAPVTVKSDTGHLDGDLTILDLIDNASIFRPAQAATATEPATLRMLATSSYFKVLINDDIIESDRPITLEQGMSIMHSTEGGIFHNVEQSMTLLGQVKGRIERAPRGSPQQ
- the hpf gene encoding ribosome hibernation-promoting factor, HPF/YfiA family, which encodes MNLKINSRHVEVTPAMRTHLEAGMAKIRKHFDHVIDASAFLVVDNAKEKDLRQSAEITIHLKGKELFAEAHNADLYHAMDAVVDKLERQVVKHKEKIQDHHHEKRFE